The Oenanthe melanoleuca isolate GR-GAL-2019-014 chromosome 24, OMel1.0, whole genome shotgun sequence genome segment CCCACCCACCCTGCACAGGCAAaaccctctctgctctgctacTACATCTGCCACGACCCTACAGAggccctgtgccaccccccgaccccccagccccagctccggGGGCTGGTTAATCCTAAATGCCATCCCTCGGCTGCCTGCGGGAAAAGAGAGCAGGGTGTCAACGAGAACCAAGGAGCGCAGCGCGGCGCTGCAGTGTGCCGGCAGCGGTGGGAGGTGGAGGGTCCCGGCTCCCTGCGCACCTGCAGCTGTCAAACATCTATAGATAGCGCCCCGCGGCAGGGAGAGCACCCAGCACCCCGGGACGGAGCGGGAGCAGCGCCAGCGCCCGCCCAGCGCTGCCAAGGGGACCCAGGAGGGGTGGCTGGGCTCCCCCGTCACCCACGGCCAGGGGACACAGACCCCACAGGGGTCTCAgtccccatcctgctcccctcagtccccaccctgctcccctcagtccccaccctgctgccaaGGCACCCCTTGTTTGTCCCGTTTGGCTTTGGCGGGTGTTCCATGCGAGGCTGCACACGGGTTCAGGGGATCCCAGGCTCTGGGCCAGGCAGATTTTGGAGCACTTGGACATCACATGCTTAGGCAGGAGGTGAAATGAAGACGGCACCAGGGAAGACTCCCTGAGTTTTATTATCTACAGAAAAATGCCGTGATGGCTCTCGCTGCATCTCCCCCCCTGGGGATTCTTATCCTGGGCCGGGATCAAAGCTGGAGTGTGAGGCTGTGCCCGTTCTCTCCAGAGTCCAGGGGGCAAGAGCCAGAGGGACACATGTCCCCTGGTCCCCTGCAGACAGCTGGGgtgggctgtgccccagcagtgccctggcacgGGGCACACGGTGACGTGTCACCAGCTCTCAGTCCTCAGAGGGACAAAGGTGTCTTGGACACAAAGGTCTGCCGTGCCACAGCACAgctatttctgctgctctggaggtGGGGGGAATGCCTCCTCTGGCCTGCTGTGgggctcctggccctgtccatcccgctgtgtcccctctgccatCCATTCTGTCGGGATCGCCCTCTTGGCCAGCTCCACGTAGACGCCGTTGTCCCGGCAGTGAGatgggtgctgcagggagcaaggGACAAGGTGAGAGCCTCACCAGGGTACAGGGTGTGTTTGGAGAGGGCTGGGGGCACGGGGTGCTGGGGTCTGGGGCAGGGAGTGAGGCCCTGGTGAGGGGGCAGTGATGTGGGggccccaccactcctgctgcagctcctcaccatGGTTATGTACGTCTCCTCAgctctcctcttcttctttgCTTCCTGCTCAGCCTTGGGTACCTCAGCTCCGGGGATTGAGGAGTAAATTGCTTCCTGTAAGGGGCGGGTCAGGGTGTTTGGAACACACACAGGGGTTGCCTGAGCCCAGTCACAGGGCAAGCACCAAGAGCCATGGCTGGAGCTGGCCAGAGATCAGCCCCTCGTGCCTGGGCAGTGTGGGATCCCCTCCCTCGACCTCCCCAGCCCAACACCCAACCCCAGCGACCCCTCCAGCCTCAGCTCTCACCTCTGccttgctcttgctgctgcttttccccatcCTCTCCAGGGCTGTGACGTTTGCAAACCttgagggaaggcagcagcagcagtgtcacctcCGGGAGAAGCATCACCCACTCCTGTCCCCTCATCCCTCTCCCAGGACACCGACGCCCCTCTGCAATGCCTgggccaggctgtccctgctgctggcccagcccgGGAGCTTTGGGAGCCGAGGGGACACCGGCCGGGGCAGGGTGACACTAGATGGCACCAACACCTGCGGAGCTGAACCCCCACACCTGAgaccagcagggcagagctgggccaggcacagggctgctccttcACCCCCATAAACCCAGAATCAGTGTCGGTACCTCTTCCTCACGCATAGCCCGGCCAGGAACGCCACCACCACGgccacacagccacagcccacCACGGCCGGCCACAGCCCGGAGTCTCTCAGGGGCGCAGCATCCTCGGGACGCtccgctcctcctcctcctcctgctggggacacaccgaggcagggatggcagggcagggaccccCGGAGCCGCGGGGGAGGCAGCGGGAGCAGCGCACGCACCTCGGGGTCCCGAGCTGACCAGCAGCTCCGTCTGGCTCTTGAAGATGCTGCTGTCCTCCAGCAGCCGCAGCTCGCACTCGTAGGTGCCGCTGTCGTTGAGCCGCAGGTCGTGCAGGCGGATGGAGCCGTCCCGGCGGGACACGTCCCCCTGCCACTGCACCCGGCTCCTGAAGCGGCCCACCGGGACCCCGTGGCTGCTGTAGTAATAAAACACCATCTcctcctgccagggcacagACAGACAGCATCACCTGGAGGAGGTCAGGTGCCTGTGCCTGCTCAAGAGCTCTCAGTTCACACCTTCTCCCTGCCCCGTGGGTTGTGCTGCTCGCACAGAGCCCGGAACTCTCAGGGAGAGCCCCAGGATGCAGCAGTGGTGCTGCGGGTCCCCTGCACCTTTATCCTCTCATGGAAACTTCCTCTCCTTATGGCCTGGCCACAGGTGGATGGGCTTCCCCACATCCTCTCCATGGCTGCTTCCCCAGTTTCTCCATAGCTGCTTCCCTACAGCCTCTCCATGGCTGCTTCCCTACGGCCTCTCCATGGCTACTTCCCCACATCCTCTCCATGGCTGCTTCCCCAGTTTCTCCATGGCTACTTCCCTACAGACTCTCCATGGCTGCTTCCCTACAGCCTCTCCATGGCTGCTTCCCCAGTTTCTCCATGGCTGCTTCCCCAGTTTCTCCATGGCTGCTTCCCCAGTTTCTCCAGGGCTGCTTCCCCACAGCCTCTCCATGGCTGCTTCCCCAGTTTCTCCATGGCTGCTTCCCCAGTTTCTCCATGGCTACTTCCCTACAGACTCTCCATGGCTGCTTCCCTACAGCCTCTCCATGGCTGCTTCCCCAGTTTCTCCATGGCTGCTTCCCCAGTTTCTCCATGGCTGCTTCCCCAGTTTCTCCAGGGCTGCTTCCCCACAGCCTCTCCATGGCTGCTTCCCCAGTTTCTCCATGGCTGCTTCCCCAGTTTCTCCATGGCTGCTTCCCCAGTTTCTCCATGGCTACTTCCCTACAGACTCTCCATGGCTGCTTCCCTACGGCCTCTCCATGGCTGCTTCCCCAGTTTCTCCATGGCTGCTTCCCCAGTTTCTCCATGGCTGCTTCCCCATGGCCTCCCTATGGCTGCCTCGCCGTCCCTCCCCTGCCaccagccccgtgtcccctaCCCTGCCACCCCTGTCCCGACCCACCTGAGCGCCAGCTCCTGCCTTGTGCAGCCAGTCCACCTTGAGCAGGGTGCCTCCCTTGCTGTCGGGGTCCAGGAAGAGGCAGCGCAGCAGCACGGAGTCGCCAGCCCTAGCTCGGAGCTGGGGCTCCATGAacacccctgcagcccagctgcagcgCTCTGCTGGGGACAAGGAGAGCAGGATGAGCCCAGGGAGGACGGCCAGGGCCAGCCTGCCTGTCCCCATCGCTGTCCTCTGTCCGGGGAAGCCCGGGGCTCACGGCCCTGACCGCTGCAGAGCCCGGCTGGTGGCGTGCCCGGGATGTGGGGCAGCACATCCTCCCGCCGCCACACCAAGGGCTGCTGCCCTGTGATCCAGCCGAAGGGGACTTGGgaagcacagcccctgccctccaCGCCTCGgagccagagcctgcagctcctgcagggctgtgcctgtgacTCACTGCCTGGGAGAACCTGTGCTGCTCTCATCTCTACCAGGCCAGGGGCAATTCGAGCGCTTCACACGAATTTCGGTTCCTCCCTCACTGCCCATTTGGCTTCCTTCCCCTTTGCTCATAGGCTCCAGACTTAGGCTGGTGCTTGTCTGGCCACATAACCACAGCTTGGGGTTTCTAGAGAAGCTggacagtgggaaaaaaagtaaaccaAGGGAACATCAAAGAGCGCAGAGCTGACAACCcgcactgcagctgcagagcgTGAGGCAGGAAGGGGTTAAAGGTCTTCTCTGAACTAAAGGATTCTCTGAAGTGAGTGGGGCAGAAACTGTCACTGGAGCCCTTCAACCCCACCTGCCTCAGCCTGCAGTGGCACTGCAAGGGACCTgaggctctggctgctgtttgCTGAGCTGATTCAGCGGGGAGCTGCTCAGACAGGTAGGCTCGTCCTCGCGGCCGAGCCACTCTGCTCAGCCCGTCCACAAccacccagggctgggccctGGCCAAGCACCAAGTGTTTGTTTGAAACCCTGTGAATAATGAATGCAAAGTGCTGCAGCTTCCCAAACAAGTTCTGTTGGTCTTGaccagc includes the following:
- the LOC130262466 gene encoding junctional adhesion molecule-like isoform X4 — encoded protein: MEMKVLLSLTLLLTWLERCSWAAGVFMEPQLRARAGDSVLLRCLFLDPDSKGGTLLKVDWLHKAGAGAQEEMVFYYYSSHGVPVGRFRSRVQWQGDVSRRDGSIRLHDLRLNDSGTYECELRLLEDSSIFKSQTELLVSSGPRGGGGGAERPEDAAPLRDSGLWPAVVGCGCVAVVVAFLAGLCVRKRFANVTALERMGKSSSKSKAEEAIYSSIPGAEVPKAEQEAKKKRRAEETYITMHPSHCRDNGVYVELAKRAIPTEWMAEGTQRDGQGQEPHSRPEEAFPPPPEQQK
- the LOC130262466 gene encoding junctional adhesion molecule-like isoform X2, with protein sequence MEMKVLLSLTLLLTWLERCSWAAGVFMEPQLRARAGDSVLLRCLFLDPDSKGGTLLKVDWLHKAGAGAQEEMVFYYYSSHGVPVGRFRSRVQWQGDVSRRDGSIRLHDLRLNDSGTYECELRLLEDSSIFKSQTELLVSSGPRAGGGGGAERPEDAAPLRDSGLWPAVVGCGCVAVVVAFLAGLCVRKRFANVTALERMGKSSSKSKAEEAIYSSIPGAEVPKAEQEAKKKRRAEETYITMHPSHCRDNGVYVELAKRAIPTEWMAEGTQRDGQGQEPHSRPEEAFPPPPEQQK
- the LOC130262466 gene encoding junctional adhesion molecule-like isoform X3 → MEMKVLLSLTLLLTWLAERCSWAAGVFMEPQLRARAGDSVLLRCLFLDPDSKGGTLLKVDWLHKAGAGAQEEMVFYYYSSHGVPVGRFRSRVQWQGDVSRRDGSIRLHDLRLNDSGTYECELRLLEDSSIFKSQTELLVSSGPRGGGGGAERPEDAAPLRDSGLWPAVVGCGCVAVVVAFLAGLCVRKRFANVTALERMGKSSSKSKAEEAIYSSIPGAEVPKAEQEAKKKRRAEETYITMHPSHCRDNGVYVELAKRAIPTEWMAEGTQRDGQGQEPHSRPEEAFPPPPEQQK
- the LOC130262466 gene encoding junctional adhesion molecule-like isoform X1, which encodes MEMKVLLSLTLLLTWLAERCSWAAGVFMEPQLRARAGDSVLLRCLFLDPDSKGGTLLKVDWLHKAGAGAQEEMVFYYYSSHGVPVGRFRSRVQWQGDVSRRDGSIRLHDLRLNDSGTYECELRLLEDSSIFKSQTELLVSSGPRAGGGGGAERPEDAAPLRDSGLWPAVVGCGCVAVVVAFLAGLCVRKRFANVTALERMGKSSSKSKAEEAIYSSIPGAEVPKAEQEAKKKRRAEETYITMHPSHCRDNGVYVELAKRAIPTEWMAEGTQRDGQGQEPHSRPEEAFPPPPEQQK